One window from the genome of [Mycobacterium] stephanolepidis encodes:
- a CDS encoding phosphoribosyltransferase — protein sequence MFSDRQDAGRVLASILAPYREQDVVVLALPRGGIPVGREIAAALNAPLEVLVVRKLGVPGHEEYAMGAIASGGEVVVDADIVRTMGISREQLRDVTANERRELARREQLYLRHRDIEIDDKTVILVDDGIATGATMRVALLAIRRTSPARVVAAVPVAPRSAFHRFSSLVDDFVVASCPSVFQAVGDAYEDFRQVSDDEVRALLSPPITK from the coding sequence ATGTTCAGTGATCGCCAGGACGCGGGCCGCGTGCTGGCAAGCATCCTTGCGCCCTACCGGGAGCAGGATGTGGTGGTGCTTGCGTTGCCGCGCGGCGGAATACCGGTGGGGCGGGAGATCGCGGCAGCCCTGAACGCCCCTCTAGAGGTGCTGGTCGTTCGCAAGCTCGGCGTACCCGGACACGAGGAGTACGCGATGGGAGCCATCGCCAGCGGCGGAGAGGTGGTCGTCGACGCGGACATTGTGCGCACCATGGGGATCAGCCGGGAACAGCTCCGCGATGTCACCGCCAACGAGCGTCGTGAGCTTGCCCGGCGCGAACAGCTGTATCTGAGACATCGCGACATCGAAATCGACGACAAGACCGTCATCCTGGTCGACGACGGCATTGCCACCGGCGCCACGATGCGGGTCGCACTGCTCGCGATCAGGCGAACATCGCCTGCCCGGGTGGTGGCGGCCGTTCCTGTTGCACCGCGATCGGCGTTCCACCGATTCAGTTCCTTGGTGGACGATTTCGTGGTTGCGTCTTGTCCGTCCGTGTTCCAGGCAGTGGGGGATGCGTACGAGGACTTTCGCCAGGTCTCCGATGACGAGGTCCGCGCCCTGCTCTCGCCGCCGATCACCAAATAG
- a CDS encoding DUF1326 domain-containing protein — MSATDTYDWNLKGDWFDVCSCKLPCPCSFAQEPTHGDCLFTLVWHVSEGHWSDVELSNLGVVAQGEFKGNMWIGDPDATMKLMFYIDESADARQRIALERIFTGNEGGWPAEFASLIEELRGIEYVPINFDKADDLASWGAEIPGKVDLRVEALTGPTADPSRRVTTANAPGAEVGPGQIATWGVVKKDHSVGFEWSHEHRGESSKLFPFDWRPDGKVEVVSEELASAQQGGCCCSD, encoded by the coding sequence ATGTCGGCGACGGATACCTACGACTGGAATCTCAAGGGCGATTGGTTCGACGTGTGCAGCTGCAAGCTGCCCTGCCCGTGCAGCTTTGCGCAGGAGCCCACACACGGGGACTGCCTGTTCACCTTGGTGTGGCATGTCAGCGAAGGCCATTGGAGTGACGTCGAGTTGAGCAATCTGGGCGTGGTTGCCCAGGGCGAGTTCAAGGGGAACATGTGGATAGGCGACCCGGACGCGACCATGAAGCTGATGTTCTACATCGACGAGTCGGCGGATGCCCGCCAGCGCATCGCCCTCGAGCGGATCTTCACCGGTAATGAGGGTGGCTGGCCCGCGGAGTTCGCGAGCCTCATCGAGGAACTGCGTGGCATCGAGTACGTCCCGATCAACTTCGACAAAGCCGATGATCTCGCGAGCTGGGGTGCGGAGATCCCCGGCAAGGTGGATCTACGTGTCGAGGCTTTGACTGGCCCGACCGCCGACCCGAGTCGTCGGGTTACCACCGCGAACGCACCGGGAGCGGAAGTCGGGCCCGGTCAGATCGCGACCTGGGGCGTGGTCAAGAAGGACCACTCGGTCGGGTTTGAGTGGTCACATGAGCATCGCGGTGAGTCGAGCAAGCTTTTCCCGTTCGATTGGCGTCCTGACGGCAAGGTTGAGGTTGTCTCGGAGGAGTTGGCGTCGGCTCAGCAGGGTGGATGCTGCTGTTCGGACTGA
- a CDS encoding ABC transporter ATP-binding protein encodes MNPVLQLENVEHQYGTGDAAVRALRGLDLTVKPHEVVLVVGPSGGGKTTALLVMGLLLTPGSGHVRIDGQNVGELGERERARIRLERLGFLFQEYNLLNALTSAENVALPLRYAGVKKDTAMTRARELLTELGLGHRTGHRPPALSGGEKQRVAAARALVARPGLVLADEPTANLDSATGKKVAEQLADAARTQGAAVVIVTHDLRLTGIADRVLHLEDGVLLEKEEK; translated from the coding sequence ATGAATCCTGTGCTGCAACTTGAGAATGTGGAACACCAGTACGGCACCGGGGACGCGGCGGTGCGCGCCCTGCGGGGGCTGGATCTGACAGTCAAACCGCACGAGGTGGTTCTGGTAGTCGGCCCCTCCGGCGGAGGCAAGACCACTGCACTTCTTGTCATGGGACTGTTGCTAACCCCGGGTTCGGGGCACGTCCGGATCGACGGACAGAACGTTGGCGAGCTCGGTGAACGGGAACGTGCACGAATCCGCCTGGAGCGCTTGGGCTTCCTATTTCAGGAATACAACCTGCTCAACGCGTTGACGAGCGCTGAGAACGTGGCGTTGCCGCTACGTTATGCCGGGGTCAAGAAGGACACCGCGATGACGCGGGCTAGGGAACTGCTGACCGAGCTGGGATTGGGGCACCGGACCGGCCATCGCCCACCGGCGCTCTCGGGCGGAGAAAAGCAACGCGTCGCCGCCGCACGAGCCCTGGTGGCACGCCCAGGCCTGGTCCTGGCCGACGAGCCCACCGCGAACCTGGATTCGGCTACCGGGAAGAAGGTGGCCGAACAACTCGCGGATGCCGCCAGGACTCAAGGCGCGGCCGTGGTGATCGTCACGCACGATCTGCGCCTCACGGGGATCGCTGATCGGGTGCTGCACCTTGAGGACGGTGTGTTGCTGGAGAAAGAGGAAAAATGA
- a CDS encoding SDR family oxidoreductase, with translation MAGGGKNLGGLIARDLVANGAGAVAIHYNSPSSKDAEDETVAALQAAGAKAVAFQGDLTTGDAVSKLFADTVEAIGRPDIGINTVGKVIKKPFTEITEEEYDSASAVNAKSAFLFLKEAGKHVNDNGKIVTLVTSLLGAYTPFYAAYAGTKAPVEHFTRAASKEFGERGISVTAVGPGPMDTPFFYPAEGEDAVAYHKTAAALSPFSKTGLTDIDDIAPFIRFLVSDGWWITGQTILINGGYTTK, from the coding sequence ATAGCCGGTGGCGGCAAGAATTTAGGTGGCCTCATTGCCCGGGACCTGGTAGCCAACGGCGCAGGTGCGGTCGCGATCCATTACAACAGCCCGTCGAGCAAGGATGCCGAGGATGAGACGGTCGCTGCCCTCCAAGCGGCCGGAGCGAAGGCAGTGGCATTCCAGGGAGACCTGACCACCGGAGATGCGGTAAGCAAACTGTTCGCGGATACCGTTGAAGCGATCGGGCGTCCCGACATCGGGATCAACACCGTCGGCAAGGTCATCAAGAAGCCGTTCACCGAGATCACCGAGGAGGAGTACGACTCGGCGAGCGCAGTGAACGCCAAATCCGCATTCCTGTTCCTCAAGGAGGCCGGGAAGCATGTCAACGACAACGGCAAGATCGTCACGCTGGTGACATCGCTGCTGGGTGCGTACACCCCGTTCTACGCGGCGTACGCGGGGACCAAGGCGCCCGTCGAGCACTTCACCCGCGCAGCTTCGAAGGAATTCGGGGAGCGCGGCATTTCGGTGACCGCCGTGGGACCGGGCCCGATGGACACCCCGTTCTTCTACCCGGCGGAGGGCGAAGACGCGGTGGCGTACCACAAGACGGCCGCTGCACTCTCGCCGTTCTCGAAGACCGGACTGACCGATATCGATGACATCGCTCCGTTCATCCGGTTCCTCGTCAGCGACGGATGGTGGATCACCGGGCAGACCATCCTGATCAACGGTGGCTACACCACGAAGTAG
- a CDS encoding metallophosphoesterase family protein, with protein sequence MTDERDPQSMSRRQLIRHTAWFGAAVALTVSGGEVVSHVAGSTAPISSARPTLRFAQISDSHIGFTGSANTHVVDSFDHAISQINSLDYTPDFVIHTGDLTHLATDEQFDQVKQMMSGIDTPHVFTVPGEHDSVDDAGQRYRGVFGGGTRGDGWYSFDIGGVHVIGLVNTLNLKKLGHLGGEQLDFIRKDLEQLSADTPIIVFSHIPLFAMYPEWGWGTDDSAQALSYMKRFASVTCLNGHVHQLFTKTEGNITFYSGTTTAYPLPKPGDGPAPKPVTLPAGQLHEILGIREVSYVKGAQALAIKEDKLT encoded by the coding sequence CCGACGAACGGGATCCGCAGAGCATGAGCCGGCGCCAGCTGATCCGGCACACCGCGTGGTTCGGCGCTGCGGTCGCATTGACAGTGTCCGGCGGAGAGGTTGTTTCGCACGTGGCCGGTTCTACCGCTCCGATCAGCAGCGCGCGCCCGACGCTGCGGTTCGCGCAGATCAGCGACAGTCACATCGGGTTCACGGGCAGTGCCAACACCCATGTCGTCGACTCCTTTGACCATGCGATCAGCCAGATCAACAGCCTGGACTACACCCCGGATTTCGTCATCCACACCGGCGATCTCACACATCTGGCCACCGACGAACAGTTCGATCAGGTCAAGCAGATGATGTCCGGTATCGACACACCGCACGTTTTTACCGTTCCAGGAGAACATGATTCGGTTGACGATGCAGGCCAGAGATACCGTGGCGTGTTCGGCGGCGGCACCCGTGGCGACGGGTGGTACAGCTTCGATATCGGGGGCGTCCACGTAATAGGACTGGTCAACACTCTCAACCTGAAGAAGCTCGGACACTTGGGCGGCGAACAGCTCGACTTCATCCGCAAGGATCTCGAACAGTTGTCGGCGGACACCCCGATCATCGTATTCAGCCATATCCCGCTGTTCGCCATGTATCCCGAATGGGGTTGGGGTACTGATGATTCCGCGCAAGCTCTGAGCTACATGAAGCGATTCGCATCCGTGACGTGCCTCAACGGACACGTGCACCAATTGTTCACCAAGACCGAGGGCAACATCACCTTCTACAGCGGCACTACGACGGCATACCCCTTACCCAAACCGGGCGACGGTCCCGCTCCCAAACCTGTCACGCTGCCGGCCGGTCAGCTACACGAGATCCTCGGCATTCGGGAGGTCAGCTACGTGAAAGGCGCCCAGGCCCTTGCGATCAAGGAAGACAAGCTGACATGA
- a CDS encoding DedA family protein — MDMGLAPSDVMDPMYWLGDGGLFGGAVLAGVMVIVFIETGLLFPFLPGDTLLFSAGLIAAQPNSPVSIQVLAPYAALAALLGSQCGYVIGRRLGPALFKKEDARFFKQRYLTASREFFDRHGPKTLLVAQFIGVVRTFTPVIAGMSGMRYPIFLLYNAIGSAAWGVGLTTVGYFLGNVAFVGEHLDIFILVIAILSTLPAAATAAKVYLEKRRAVTDNG, encoded by the coding sequence ATGGACATGGGTCTGGCGCCCTCGGACGTCATGGATCCGATGTATTGGCTGGGCGATGGCGGACTATTCGGCGGCGCCGTCTTGGCCGGTGTCATGGTCATCGTCTTCATCGAAACTGGCCTACTGTTTCCCTTCCTGCCCGGTGACACGCTGTTGTTCTCCGCGGGGCTGATTGCCGCTCAGCCGAATTCCCCTGTCTCGATCCAGGTGCTGGCGCCATACGCGGCATTAGCGGCCCTGCTGGGAAGTCAATGCGGGTACGTCATCGGACGCCGGCTGGGCCCGGCATTGTTCAAGAAGGAAGACGCACGTTTCTTCAAACAGCGGTATCTGACCGCCTCGCGAGAGTTCTTCGACAGACACGGACCCAAGACACTGCTCGTCGCCCAGTTCATCGGCGTGGTCCGCACCTTCACTCCGGTAATCGCCGGCATGTCCGGCATGCGTTATCCAATATTCCTGCTGTACAACGCTATTGGCAGCGCAGCATGGGGTGTCGGGTTGACGACGGTCGGCTACTTTCTGGGTAACGTCGCCTTCGTCGGCGAGCATCTGGACATCTTCATCCTGGTGATCGCCATCTTGTCGACGCTTCCAGCCGCCGCCACGGCGGCCAAGGTGTACCTGGAGAAGCGGCGCGCAGTCACCGATAACGGCTAG
- a CDS encoding amidohydrolase family protein: protein MPESAFDPRPVRKIWQELGVPGIVDVHTHFMPKPVMDKVWAYFDSAGPLIGRPWPITYRTEESQRVQTLREFGVLRFTSLIYAHKPQMAAWLNQWAAQFAAQTPDCVHTATFFPEADAVDYVREAIEAGAEVFKVHIQVGAFSPLDPLLFPVWGLLEDAAVPVVIHCGSGPAPGEFTGPEPIRLLLRQFPRLRLIIAHMGMPEYSDFLDISARYDEVRLDTTMAFTAFSNEKAPFPESAYPRLIELGHKIFFGSDFPNIPYGYAEAVTALQALPGVDDSWMRDVLYRNSAALFRIDG, encoded by the coding sequence ATGCCCGAATCAGCCTTCGACCCCAGACCCGTCAGAAAGATCTGGCAGGAGCTGGGTGTCCCGGGGATCGTGGACGTGCACACCCACTTCATGCCCAAGCCCGTCATGGACAAGGTGTGGGCGTACTTCGACTCCGCGGGGCCTCTCATCGGGCGCCCCTGGCCGATCACCTACCGCACCGAAGAGTCCCAGCGAGTACAGACGCTGCGAGAGTTCGGCGTGCTCCGGTTCACCTCGTTGATCTATGCCCACAAGCCACAGATGGCCGCCTGGCTCAATCAGTGGGCCGCTCAGTTCGCGGCGCAGACTCCGGACTGCGTGCACACCGCCACCTTCTTTCCCGAAGCCGACGCCGTCGACTACGTGCGCGAGGCAATCGAGGCGGGCGCCGAGGTCTTCAAGGTCCACATCCAGGTGGGGGCGTTCTCTCCCCTCGATCCGTTGCTCTTCCCCGTGTGGGGGCTTCTTGAGGACGCCGCTGTTCCAGTGGTCATCCACTGCGGCTCCGGACCAGCACCGGGCGAGTTCACCGGGCCCGAGCCAATCCGGTTGCTACTCAGGCAGTTCCCCCGGCTGCGCCTGATCATCGCGCATATGGGTATGCCCGAGTACTCCGACTTTCTCGATATCTCCGCGCGGTACGACGAGGTACGTCTCGACACCACTATGGCCTTCACTGCGTTCTCCAACGAGAAGGCGCCGTTTCCGGAATCCGCCTACCCGCGACTCATCGAGCTCGGTCATAAGATCTTCTTCGGCAGCGACTTCCCGAACATCCCCTACGGATATGCCGAGGCGGTCACCGCGCTGCAGGCGTTGCCCGGAGTCGACGACAGCTGGATGCGCGATGTGCTCTACCGCAATAGCGCCGCGCTTTTCCGCATTGACGGCTAG
- a CDS encoding AMP-binding protein, producing the protein MKANAPALASGAIDYAALLRSELEQNDFYDSRRHLYTLAAVDLVNATRIRAAALAARGLRRGDRVAMIAVSDEEYLTALLAVLLLGAVPCGIAPPPTPSRPESAGVAHLSAALGVLNPAMVITQPRVEVAITHPVVVMYDELTDAEPIDWKRCSRADPGDIHHIQLTSGSTSAPKAVLLTHGNVVHNASAIAYGTRALRGRDRVFSWLPLYHDMGFIQVLAALLYGLRVGVMTPMGFLRDPVSWLRHMSQHGSTHTAGPPFAYRAVAEAISRGGAVVDVDLSSLRHAYVGAEPIAFSVLREVTESFAPLGMRTDVLVPCYGMAETVLATTVALQACIPDARSFGRVRVGHGPDDGELVVSCGKVVDGLELRIVTPGGATAPDGAVGDIQVRGPSVMAGYLTADGGVATPVGGWHDTGDRGFLTDGELFVVGRHKEMLIVRGRNFPPYDIEREIDNMSGSGAVSVVFSLRDEQRARESVIAVVGTRATADEYEELRTRIAGGVRAAFGFSLDEVIVVPARTIPRTTSGKRQRFMVREAYRAGSLV; encoded by the coding sequence ATGAAGGCTAATGCTCCGGCCCTGGCCTCCGGCGCGATCGATTACGCCGCGCTGCTGCGCTCGGAGTTGGAGCAGAACGACTTCTACGACTCGCGCCGCCATCTGTATACCCTTGCGGCGGTAGACCTGGTTAATGCCACGAGGATTCGTGCTGCGGCGCTGGCTGCACGGGGTCTTCGTCGTGGCGACCGGGTGGCAATGATTGCGGTGAGCGACGAGGAGTACCTGACCGCGCTGCTGGCAGTGCTCTTGCTGGGCGCGGTACCGTGCGGGATAGCACCGCCGCCGACGCCTTCGCGACCGGAATCTGCGGGGGTCGCGCATCTGAGTGCGGCGCTGGGCGTGTTGAACCCGGCCATGGTGATCACACAGCCGCGGGTAGAGGTGGCGATCACGCACCCGGTAGTCGTGATGTATGACGAGCTGACCGACGCTGAACCGATTGACTGGAAGCGTTGCTCGCGTGCCGATCCCGGCGATATCCACCACATCCAGCTCACTTCCGGATCCACGTCGGCCCCTAAGGCAGTGTTGTTGACGCACGGCAATGTGGTGCACAACGCCAGTGCGATCGCTTATGGCACAAGGGCATTACGCGGGCGGGATCGAGTGTTCAGTTGGCTGCCGCTCTACCATGACATGGGATTCATCCAGGTGCTGGCCGCGCTACTCTACGGCCTGCGGGTCGGAGTGATGACCCCGATGGGGTTTTTGCGGGATCCGGTGTCCTGGTTACGCCACATGTCCCAGCATGGGTCCACGCATACCGCAGGACCTCCATTCGCGTATCGGGCGGTAGCGGAGGCGATCTCGCGTGGTGGTGCGGTGGTAGACGTGGACTTGTCGTCACTGCGTCACGCCTACGTCGGCGCCGAGCCTATCGCGTTCTCGGTGCTGCGCGAGGTTACCGAAAGTTTTGCGCCGCTGGGGATGCGGACAGATGTATTGGTGCCGTGCTACGGCATGGCCGAGACGGTGCTGGCGACAACCGTTGCGCTGCAAGCCTGTATTCCCGACGCGCGGTCCTTCGGCAGGGTGCGAGTTGGCCATGGTCCGGATGACGGCGAGCTCGTGGTCTCCTGCGGAAAGGTTGTTGATGGCCTGGAGCTTCGGATCGTCACCCCGGGCGGTGCGACCGCGCCCGATGGTGCGGTCGGCGATATTCAGGTGAGGGGGCCATCGGTGATGGCGGGCTACCTCACAGCAGACGGTGGAGTGGCCACGCCTGTGGGTGGCTGGCATGACACCGGCGACCGAGGCTTTCTCACCGATGGTGAACTGTTCGTGGTGGGCCGACACAAGGAGATGCTGATCGTGCGCGGCCGCAATTTCCCGCCCTATGACATCGAGCGGGAGATCGACAATATGTCCGGCTCCGGTGCGGTATCTGTCGTCTTCTCCTTGCGCGACGAACAGCGGGCCCGTGAGTCGGTGATCGCCGTCGTCGGAACCCGCGCGACAGCCGACGAGTATGAGGAACTTCGCACGCGCATCGCCGGCGGTGTACGTGCCGCCTTCGGGTTCTCCCTCGATGAGGTGATTGTGGTGCCGGCGCGAACCATTCCCCGGACCACGAGTGGAAAACGTCAGCGATTCATGGTGCGGGAGGCCTACCGGGCGGGTTCGCTCGTCTAG
- a CDS encoding endonuclease/exonuclease/phosphatase family protein has product MVRTTFSVATFNMYNLQDADTPLYATTKPWTLEEFKRKTEWAAWQLGTLGADVVGLQEVWSKSALEAVLAVDPQGLTDEYDVLATPAVGTSITCAALVRKGLLTGKPKWITDFPKAVRLESRDDPADPQAPVIDVSIKSFSRPVLNFQVQLRDDEPATEVFVVHLKSKLPTQISKEAWYKKSSATYRPHQQALGDGISTIRRTAEAVAVRVLLNGVMRDTETPVVVLGDINDGKESNTANILTSQPRYLVGDSQGGVILVFIRRRRCRSTGTPATCITPTCIKICGSLSTT; this is encoded by the coding sequence ATGGTCCGCACCACGTTCAGCGTCGCGACGTTCAACATGTACAACCTGCAGGACGCAGACACTCCGCTCTACGCCACGACAAAGCCATGGACTCTCGAGGAGTTCAAGCGCAAAACCGAATGGGCGGCATGGCAACTGGGCACTCTCGGCGCCGATGTCGTCGGGCTGCAGGAAGTCTGGAGCAAAAGTGCCCTGGAGGCGGTCCTTGCGGTAGATCCGCAGGGCCTGACCGACGAGTACGACGTCCTGGCCACTCCGGCGGTAGGAACCTCGATCACCTGCGCCGCGTTGGTGCGCAAGGGTCTCCTCACTGGAAAGCCCAAGTGGATAACCGACTTCCCCAAGGCGGTGCGGCTCGAATCCCGGGACGACCCGGCCGACCCGCAGGCACCCGTCATCGACGTCTCGATCAAGAGCTTCTCCCGGCCGGTCTTGAACTTTCAGGTTCAGCTACGCGACGACGAACCGGCCACGGAAGTCTTTGTGGTGCACCTCAAGTCCAAGCTGCCCACGCAGATCAGCAAGGAGGCCTGGTACAAGAAGTCCTCGGCGACGTATCGGCCACATCAACAAGCGCTGGGCGACGGGATCTCAACCATCCGCCGAACGGCCGAGGCGGTGGCCGTGCGGGTGCTGCTCAACGGCGTCATGCGCGACACGGAGACTCCGGTCGTCGTGCTGGGCGATATCAATGACGGCAAAGAGAGCAACACTGCGAACATCCTGACGAGCCAGCCCCGGTATCTCGTCGGAGACTCTCAAGGGGGAGTGATTTTGGTCTTTATTCGGCGCAGACGTTGCAGGAGTACCGGGACACCCGCGACGTGTATTACACCCACGTGCATCAAGATCTGCGGGAGTCTCTCGACCACGTGA
- a CDS encoding LysR family transcriptional regulator codes for MSATAEGSSLANVLDSRRLFQFVVAAEAPTLAAAAAELFITQQALSSAIRQLERDLGVALFSRAQRSLQLTDAGHELYTGAKPLLAGIRVLANATRNRSNPQRAFVIGHSPAISSEEVYRIVEPMVIADPTVSITIRQVFPSTMGDGLLDGSLDLALRRGVDMPADLATDTLLYQPLRIAVVRSHTLAAHDRIDITEIAEHPIVVWAPPRHSFYTDLLVSHCRRSGFEPQLLVNPVQGTPPYTAVLAHPDHCAFVTDEPGAVYHGKVKVIEIANPPLVPVQAVWLPHSVSTIRNRIFEAARGASVVSAGTQLEDGEIRKSIPSPSHVTHASDVQ; via the coding sequence ATGAGCGCGACAGCAGAGGGTAGTTCGCTGGCCAATGTGCTGGATTCCCGGCGATTGTTTCAGTTCGTCGTGGCCGCGGAAGCCCCGACGCTCGCGGCCGCAGCAGCCGAGCTGTTCATCACGCAACAGGCGCTGTCGTCGGCGATACGCCAGCTGGAGCGCGACCTCGGCGTCGCACTCTTCTCGCGCGCGCAACGCAGCCTGCAACTGACCGATGCCGGCCATGAGCTGTACACCGGCGCAAAACCGCTTCTGGCCGGAATACGAGTACTGGCCAACGCGACACGAAACCGCTCGAATCCCCAGCGGGCCTTTGTCATCGGACACTCTCCGGCGATCTCCAGTGAAGAGGTCTACCGGATCGTCGAGCCGATGGTCATCGCGGATCCCACGGTGTCGATCACCATCCGACAGGTCTTCCCGAGCACCATGGGTGATGGCCTTCTGGACGGCTCACTCGACTTAGCGCTACGGCGCGGGGTGGATATGCCCGCCGATCTGGCCACCGACACCCTGCTGTACCAGCCATTGCGTATCGCCGTCGTGCGGTCTCACACCCTTGCCGCCCACGATCGCATCGACATCACCGAGATCGCCGAGCACCCCATCGTGGTGTGGGCTCCGCCCCGCCACTCGTTCTACACGGACTTGCTGGTTTCACATTGCCGCCGAAGCGGTTTCGAACCCCAACTGCTGGTCAATCCGGTGCAGGGCACTCCGCCGTACACGGCCGTGCTTGCCCACCCCGATCACTGCGCGTTCGTCACCGACGAGCCGGGCGCCGTCTACCACGGCAAGGTAAAGGTGATCGAGATCGCCAATCCCCCATTGGTTCCCGTCCAGGCGGTATGGCTCCCGCACTCGGTGTCAACGATCCGCAACAGGATCTTCGAGGCCGCTCGTGGTGCGAGTGTTGTCAGCGCGGGAACGCAGTTGGAAGATGGAGAGATCCGGAAAAGCATTCCGAGTCCCTCCCATGTCACACACGCATCGGATGTTCAGTGA
- a CDS encoding CGNR zinc finger domain-containing protein codes for METSTSGTIAAILGEPLPVELMNTVRGGRGDVRDALEGDEPVHAWLEAMADRILVESGAHTIAFSLEDAQFIADDLRALRDALRCLAAEVTADPRPPTSGMTHTQAVATINTLARARAELVWPANGEPSRAATARGSQARLTVGLIARQAIDFFGGPERHRLRACLASHCVLYFVKEHPRREWCTPKCGNRARVKRHYDRQTATGA; via the coding sequence GTGGAAACGAGCACGTCGGGCACTATCGCCGCCATCTTGGGTGAACCACTCCCGGTCGAGCTGATGAATACCGTCCGCGGTGGGCGCGGCGATGTGCGGGATGCTCTGGAGGGCGATGAGCCTGTGCACGCATGGCTCGAGGCGATGGCGGATCGGATACTGGTCGAATCGGGGGCACACACCATTGCCTTCTCGCTGGAGGACGCCCAGTTCATCGCCGACGATCTGCGGGCTCTGCGTGACGCACTACGGTGTCTGGCCGCAGAGGTCACCGCAGATCCGAGACCGCCGACATCCGGCATGACGCACACCCAGGCCGTCGCCACGATCAATACGCTCGCTCGTGCCCGAGCGGAGCTTGTGTGGCCGGCGAACGGAGAACCCAGCAGGGCGGCGACGGCCCGCGGATCGCAAGCGCGGTTGACGGTCGGTCTGATCGCGCGTCAGGCAATCGACTTCTTCGGTGGCCCGGAACGTCACCGGCTGCGGGCCTGCCTGGCGTCGCACTGCGTGCTCTACTTCGTCAAGGAACATCCCCGTCGGGAATGGTGCACCCCGAAATGCGGCAACCGCGCGCGGGTGAAGCGGCATTACGACCGCCAAACCGCGACGGGTGCCTAG
- a CDS encoding acyl carrier protein encodes MTETVALPDDMEVIGALRDALTRLLPPEDLAQVDLEAVDVDSPLLALPVDSVVLMALMNELEDRFSVFIPEEEAFAFTVVGDIGVLIRQRLSDKAKHREQA; translated from the coding sequence ATGACCGAAACCGTTGCGCTCCCCGATGATATGGAAGTCATCGGTGCGCTTCGAGATGCCTTGACCCGGCTGCTTCCCCCGGAGGATCTGGCACAGGTCGACCTTGAGGCGGTTGATGTCGACTCGCCGCTACTGGCCTTGCCCGTCGACTCCGTGGTGCTGATGGCGTTGATGAACGAACTGGAGGATAGGTTCTCGGTCTTCATTCCCGAAGAAGAAGCCTTCGCGTTCACGGTGGTGGGCGATATCGGAGTGCTTATCCGTCAGCGTCTTAGCGATAAGGCGAAACATCGCGAACAGGCATGA